The following coding sequences lie in one Vibrio sp. BS-M-Sm-2 genomic window:
- a CDS encoding ExeA family protein: MYQAHFGFEQLPFTLTPNTDFFYGLAPHFEAIQTVISALEMGEGVIKVTGEVGTGKTMVCRMLVNHLNDCTALIYLPNPVLSGADLRQAVAKELGLTIDSEATLVDNIQHKLIELHNSGLRVVAILDEAQALSDEALETLRLFGNLETEDKKLLQIVLLGQPELDTRLEAYHLRQFRQRITFSSTLRPLTLDETVAYIDNRITKSGGNPELFSLNQKKAICRSSLGIPRLINQLCHKALLLSFSEDKKSIDNQHLFSAMHETYDVCKPKFKTPILWGWN, translated from the coding sequence ATGTATCAAGCTCATTTTGGTTTTGAACAACTGCCATTTACCTTAACGCCGAATACCGATTTTTTTTATGGTTTAGCGCCTCATTTTGAAGCGATTCAGACGGTAATATCGGCGTTAGAAATGGGCGAGGGTGTGATTAAGGTTACCGGAGAGGTAGGCACTGGAAAAACCATGGTTTGCCGGATGCTAGTCAATCACCTAAATGATTGTACCGCTCTAATTTACCTGCCAAACCCTGTGCTCTCAGGTGCAGACTTACGCCAAGCTGTTGCTAAAGAGCTCGGTTTGACTATCGACAGTGAAGCAACCTTAGTTGATAACATTCAGCATAAGCTTATTGAATTGCACAATTCGGGTTTAAGAGTGGTAGCGATTCTTGATGAGGCTCAAGCTCTATCGGATGAAGCTCTCGAAACATTAAGGCTGTTTGGCAACCTTGAAACAGAAGATAAAAAGCTGCTGCAGATTGTTTTATTGGGGCAGCCTGAGTTGGATACTCGACTAGAGGCTTACCATCTCAGACAGTTTCGTCAAAGAATCACGTTTAGTTCAACATTGAGGCCACTGACTCTCGATGAAACGGTGGCGTATATTGATAACCGGATCACTAAATCTGGTGGTAATCCTGAGTTATTCAGTTTGAACCAAAAGAAGGCGATCTGTCGTTCGTCATTAGGTATTCCGAGATTGATCAACCAACTTTGCCATAAGGCTTTATTGCTTTCGTTCAGTGAAGATAAGAAAAGTATCGACAACCAACATCTGTTTTCCGCTATGCATGAAACATACGATGTATGTAAGCCTAAATTTAAAACGCCAATACTGTGGGGTTGGAATTAA